A segment of the Lolium perenne isolate Kyuss_39 chromosome 3, Kyuss_2.0, whole genome shotgun sequence genome:
GCTATCAAATATTCGTGCTACCAGCAAGAGATGGGGAGATGTTAGTGAATTAAGAAAAAATATGAGGGAGAAGAAGGTGAGAAAGGAGCCTGGTGTCAGCTGGGTGGAACTTAAGGGCCAGGTGCACCAGTTTTGCACTGGGGATAAATCACATCCAAGACAAGGGGAGATCATTGAGTACTTGGAAGAAATGATGGCCAAGATTAGGGAATGTGGCTATGCACCAGATATGAGCATGGTGTTCCATGATATGGAGGATGAGGAGAAAGAGGTTAGCTTAACTCACCACAGCGAGAAATTGGCAATAGCATTTGCGCTTCTGAGCTTACCTGAAGGAGTTCCTATCCGAGTAATGAAGAATCTACGTGTGTGCGATGACTGCCATGTTGCTATCAAGTTGATATCTCAGGTCACTGGTCGAGAGATTGTGGTGAGAGACGTAAGCCGCTTTCACCATTTCAGAGATGGCAAATGCTCTTGTGGAGATTATTGGTGATGGGAGCATTCAGCTGTGGGAATATCTTTCCCATCTGCTGCAGGAACAAGATTTGGACACTTGGTTCGTGGACATTTTGAGGTCACCAGGTTAGGTTGATATGCTACGCAACTGCGGCATGGGATGTTCAATTGACTGTTTTGAGTTTCGAGTGGTCTGGTACCAATTTGTTTTGTATTTTATACATCATAAGTAATTTATCCTCTCAATGGTATAAATTTTTGTTGGTTATTTGATTGTCGAAAACAAATAAATTCATTAACTCTTCAACTTAAAAATAATCATTGCCTTCTGTAAGCCCAAGTCTTGGCAGTGTTCTGAAGTTTAGGATATCCATTTGAAATGTTATGAATATGGACAGTGCTGAAATTCAAAGAGTTCCTCTAAAACTAATTATTTGGTTCTAGCTAGCCGATATTTCATCATTGGCCAATTTATATGCACTCACTAATTAAATATCTGCTCAGGTTGTTCATGAAGTTGGATATTGTGCTTCCGGAGGTTCTGATCCTTCTGAGAGCAAGGTACAGAAGAAAACTAACAGTACAATAATACTGTACTTGTAGCAACAATGGTGCAAAGCTGCAAAACTGAAGGCAAGTCTCTTTTGCTTGTCATGCAGTATACTTTGATTTGAATGTCAATTAGGTGCTTTTTTCTTCAGTCGATGTATATTTTGATCAATAAGAACAGTAGGCAGAGCCCACTGGTATGTGCATATATGGATCATGCAATAATTTGATTGACTTTGTTATGCCGTAAAAATAGTTTTGGATTATTCTATTTGCATTGGCTGTGCTTGGTTTTGCATAAAAATTGACAGTTCTAATTTTCTTTTTTGGATCATGGCATTTGTTTGTACTAGTGGCATCATTGGTGTGCATCCATTTGATCTGGTGCTTTCATTCAGTTCTCAGTTTGGCAAACCTGGCATCCATGAATATCCCATGTTGATGATCCAGTGGCGATTATGCTTCTTATATTTGGACTCGACAGTGGCAATTATGCAGAAAGGTTATTCTGTTGCTCTTGTTTATCTCACGAGGCCTTCGGAGTGGGTTCGTTGGAACAAACAACCGAGGCCCAATGGAGGCCTTTAGACATAGGCTGATTTATTATTAGGGTTATATTCTTCTTGAGTACGCATACTGCCAGTGTCAGTCGATCTCACCCTCACGGCTCTCCGGCCGAACAAACAGATCGCATCAAAGAGTCATCAGATCAGGACTCATCACCCACCTCCAGCATCAAGCGCGAAAGCCAGAGCACCGCTCCCCGGCGCCATGGCTTCCCCGCCCCCTCCCCACCCGCACCAACACCAGCTTCCACCGCACCAGCTCTCCCATCCGCAGTACCAAGCCCCGCCGCCTCCTTCGATGCCGCCGCCGGCATCGGCGCCGTCAAAGGCCTTCGATCTGGAGGTCACCGTCGTCTCGGGCAAGCACCTGAAGAACGTCAACTGGCGCCGCGGCGACCTCCGCGCCTACGCCGTCGCCTACCTGGATCCCTCCCGCCGCACCGCCACCCGCCCCGACGACGCCGGGGGCTGCAAGCCCGCCTGGAACGAGCGCATCGTCCTCCCGCTCCCGCCCCACCTCTCGCCGCACGACCCCTCGCTCATCCTCTCCCTCGACGTCTTCCACTCCAAGCCGTCCGACTCGCCCAAGCCGCTCGTCGGCTCCGCCCACTCGCCCCTCCGCGACCTCCTCTTCCCcgccaaccctaaccctagctccgACTCCCCCGCCTCGCCCATCATCACGCTCCCGCTCCTCCGCCCCTCCGGCCGCCCCCAGGGCAAGCTCCGTATCCGCGTCGCCCTTCGCGAGCgctcgcctcctcctcctcctgagccCCAGTATCCGCCCCCTTCCTCCTCCCCCTACTATTTCCCACCCCCTCCACCCCCCGCTTACTCCGCCCCGCCGCAATACGGCCTAGACCAGTACTACCGTCCCACTGGGTACTACTCTGCCCCACCGCCTCCATCTCAGTACGACTACACCGGAGGTCCCTCCGCACCTGTGGAGTACGGCAGGCAGTATGAGCAGAGAGCAAGGACTGAAGCTGTGCCTGGGCAGTATGAGCCAAAAGGAAGGGCTGATGCTATGCCTGGACAGTATGAGCAAAGAGGAAGGACTGAGGCTGTGCCTGGGCAGTATGAGCAGAAAGGTAGGACTGAGGGTGTGCCTGGGCCGTATGAACAAAGAGGAAGGACCGAGGGTGGGACTGGAAGCGGAAGGTATGGATTAGGCACTGGGCTTGCTGTGGGCGCAGTTGCTGGTGCTGTCGGAGGGCTTGCGATCGATGAAGCTGCGAAGTACAAGGAGGAGAAGGCGGCAGAGAGGGTTGGAGACAAGGTGGCGCCTGCTG
Coding sequences within it:
- the LOC127344412 gene encoding uncharacterized protein, which encodes MASPPPPHPHQHQLPPHQLSHPQYQAPPPPSMPPPASAPSKAFDLEVTVVSGKHLKNVNWRRGDLRAYAVAYLDPSRRTATRPDDAGGCKPAWNERIVLPLPPHLSPHDPSLILSLDVFHSKPSDSPKPLVGSAHSPLRDLLFPANPNPSSDSPASPIITLPLLRPSGRPQGKLRIRVALRERSPPPPPEPQYPPPSSSPYYFPPPPPPAYSAPPQYGLDQYYRPTGYYSAPPPPSQYDYTGGPSAPVEYGRQYEQRARTEAVPGQYEPKGRADAMPGQYEQRGRTEAVPGQYEQKGRTEGVPGPYEQRGRTEGGTGSGRYGLGTGLAVGAVAGAVGGLAIDEAAKYKEEKAAERVGDKVAPAGRDDYSEYRGEY